A DNA window from Carnobacterium funditum DSM 5970 contains the following coding sequences:
- a CDS encoding iron-containing alcohol dehydrogenase: MLKENYDFMMPNVNFFGPGVVKKVGERAKMLNMKKVLIVTDTFLRDLDNGPVKQAESSLLKADIAYVIFDGVEPNPKIRNVKEGKKVYIDNHCDSIITIGGGSAHDCGKGIGIVLSNGDDLPSLAGIETLENPLPPLMAVNTTAGTASEITRHAVITNEKTHLKFVVVSWRNVPLVSFNDPMLMLDIPTALTAATGMDALTHCVESYVSVNRNPITDAQAIQGIKLVSKYLRRAVANGHDVEARTNMAYASILAGMAFNNADLGYVHAMAHQLGGQYDAPHGVCCAVLMPTVEKWNIISNPERFSDIAELLGENIAGLSVREAADKAIEAMIRISEDVGIPTNIKSLGALPEDFDQMAINALKDGNAFSNPRVGNKDDLIKLFQKAYEA; the protein is encoded by the coding sequence ATGTTAAAAGAGAATTATGATTTTATGATGCCTAATGTAAATTTTTTTGGTCCTGGGGTAGTTAAAAAGGTCGGAGAAAGAGCAAAAATGTTGAATATGAAAAAAGTATTGATTGTAACAGATACTTTCTTAAGAGACTTAGATAACGGGCCAGTTAAACAAGCAGAAAGTTCTTTACTGAAAGCTGATATTGCATACGTTATTTTTGATGGTGTAGAACCAAACCCGAAAATAAGGAATGTTAAAGAAGGTAAAAAGGTATATATTGATAATCATTGTGATTCAATCATTACGATAGGTGGTGGATCAGCTCATGATTGTGGAAAAGGAATTGGTATTGTTTTATCAAATGGTGATGACCTACCATCCCTTGCCGGAATTGAAACATTAGAAAATCCTTTGCCGCCGCTAATGGCTGTAAATACAACAGCTGGAACGGCCTCAGAAATTACACGACATGCGGTTATAACCAATGAAAAAACTCATTTGAAATTTGTTGTTGTTTCTTGGCGAAACGTCCCATTAGTTTCTTTTAATGATCCAATGCTCATGCTGGATATTCCGACAGCCCTAACTGCTGCCACAGGTATGGATGCCTTAACACACTGTGTAGAATCTTATGTGTCAGTAAATAGAAATCCAATTACAGACGCCCAAGCGATTCAAGGAATAAAATTAGTTAGTAAATATCTGAGACGTGCCGTAGCTAACGGACATGACGTAGAAGCAAGAACCAATATGGCCTATGCTTCAATTTTAGCTGGCATGGCTTTCAATAATGCAGACTTAGGTTATGTTCATGCAATGGCTCATCAATTAGGTGGGCAGTACGATGCTCCTCATGGAGTGTGTTGTGCTGTGTTGATGCCCACTGTTGAAAAATGGAATATTATTAGTAATCCAGAGCGTTTTTCTGATATTGCAGAATTACTAGGTGAGAATATTGCAGGATTATCCGTTAGGGAAGCTGCCGATAAAGCTATTGAAGCAATGATTCGTATTTCTGAAGATGTTGGTATACCAACAAATATCAAGTCTCTGGGTGCTTTACCAGAAGATTTTGATCAGATGGCAATAAATGCATTGAAAGATGGGAATGCTTTTTCTAATCCTAGAGTTGGTAACAAGGATGATCTCATAAAACTATTTCAAAAAGCATACGAAGCATAG
- the dhaL gene encoding dihydroxyacetone kinase subunit DhaL, whose protein sequence is MNVQTGIRWMELFNEKIQQEKDYLTQLDTPIGDSDHGNNMSRGMSHVIQAIESESPDSLEALLKLVTTTLLSKVGGASGPLYGSAFMGMLKTLQQDDSSWSKILQGGLESIQKRGKAEIGDKTMIDVWAPVVQAVEDNQLTSDVIDEAVEATKPLKAKKGRASYVGERSIGHIDPGAYSSALLFKAMLESEGK, encoded by the coding sequence ATGAATGTTCAAACAGGTATTCGTTGGATGGAGTTATTTAATGAAAAAATCCAACAAGAAAAAGATTATTTAACCCAGCTGGACACACCAATTGGAGATAGCGATCATGGTAATAATATGTCGAGAGGCATGTCTCACGTTATTCAGGCAATTGAATCAGAATCTCCTGATTCGCTTGAAGCACTTTTAAAATTAGTTACGACAACTTTATTAAGTAAAGTTGGAGGAGCTTCAGGTCCCTTATATGGTTCAGCATTTATGGGTATGTTAAAAACACTTCAGCAAGATGATTCTTCATGGAGTAAAATACTTCAAGGTGGATTAGAAAGTATCCAAAAGCGTGGGAAAGCTGAAATTGGCGATAAAACGATGATTGATGTTTGGGCACCTGTTGTTCAAGCAGTAGAAGACAATCAATTAACAAGTGATGTGATTGATGAGGCTGTTGAAGCGACGAAACCATTAAAAGCTAAAAAAGGCCGTGCCTCATATGTAGGAGAACGTTCCATTGGACACATTGATCCTGGTGCCTATTCGTCTGCTTTACTATTTAAGGCTATGTTGGAATCGGAGGGAAAATAA
- the dhaM gene encoding dihydroxyacetone kinase phosphoryl donor subunit DhaM, whose protein sequence is MEKPGMIIISHVYEIAKGVERLLQEVAKDVAIEVIGGVDKTEIGTSFDTILELVNNHSSDHLLAFYDLGSAKMNLEMVKELSDKSITIYDVPIVEGSYTAAALLQADVTQEAVEEQLKEMQIDK, encoded by the coding sequence ATGGAGAAACCAGGAATGATTATTATCTCTCATGTTTATGAGATTGCAAAAGGTGTTGAGCGATTGCTTCAAGAAGTTGCCAAAGATGTTGCTATTGAAGTGATTGGCGGGGTAGACAAGACTGAGATTGGAACAAGTTTTGATACCATTCTTGAATTAGTCAACAATCATTCATCTGATCATCTATTAGCTTTTTATGATTTAGGTAGTGCTAAAATGAACTTGGAAATGGTAAAAGAACTTAGCGATAAATCGATTACGATTTATGATGTTCCAATTGTTGAAGGTTCTTATACTGCAGCGGCACTTTTACAGGCTGACGTTACTCAAGAGGCAGTTGAAGAGCAACTAAAAGAAATGCAGATTGATAAATAA